One Roseimaritima multifibrata DNA window includes the following coding sequences:
- a CDS encoding tRNA (adenine(22)-N(1))-methyltransferase: protein MPRLDERLKTVAKQIRCRVHADIGSDHAYLLKALLTAGRIEQGIAIENKVQPWRNSQATLAGLNADVRFAEGVLGLRPGEADSLSICGMGAATIVRILQTAPARLPDRLIIQPNRCPEDVRQWALESNFHLIDEQLAIGHWPYNILVLQRSSETSDPAYPNQNPEIQVLFGPHLLKRRDPRWLALLNEEFNYLSKMPRLTKQATDRRDAIQKVLKM, encoded by the coding sequence ATGCCTCGCTTAGACGAACGCCTAAAAACGGTTGCCAAGCAAATTCGCTGCCGTGTTCATGCGGACATCGGTTCGGATCACGCATATCTGTTAAAAGCATTATTGACGGCCGGGCGAATCGAACAAGGGATCGCAATTGAAAACAAAGTCCAGCCCTGGCGAAATTCGCAAGCGACGCTCGCTGGGCTGAACGCGGACGTCCGGTTTGCAGAAGGAGTCCTCGGTTTGCGGCCGGGCGAAGCGGACAGTTTAAGCATTTGCGGAATGGGAGCTGCCACGATCGTCCGCATCCTGCAAACCGCTCCCGCTCGGCTCCCGGACCGCCTGATCATCCAACCCAATCGGTGTCCCGAGGACGTGCGTCAATGGGCTCTGGAGAGCAATTTCCACTTGATTGATGAACAACTGGCGATTGGACACTGGCCCTACAACATCCTGGTCCTACAACGTTCGAGCGAAACCAGCGACCCGGCCTACCCCAATCAGAACCCCGAAATTCAAGTCCTCTTCGGCCCTCACTTGCTCAAGCGACGCGATCCTCGATGGTTGGCCCTGCTGAACGAAGAATTCAATTATCTTTCCAAAATGCCGCGATTGACCAAGCAGGCCACAGACCGTCGCGATGCCATCCAGAAGGTCCTAAAAATGTAG
- the yacG gene encoding DNA gyrase inhibitor YacG: MVCPTCQRKFLLDETKTPPFCSERCQMIDLGRWLKEENGLPFEGDPGDTPVEYRE, encoded by the coding sequence ATGGTATGCCCCACCTGTCAACGTAAGTTTTTGCTCGATGAAACGAAAACGCCACCGTTCTGCAGCGAACGATGCCAGATGATCGATTTGGGCCGCTGGCTAAAGGAAGAAAACGGACTTCCTTTTGAAGGGGACCCTGGCGACACACCGGTGGAGTATCGCGAATAA
- a CDS encoding serine/threonine-protein kinase translates to MTDSQDHPKGSSPNQPEKGVTPEHAPLRAEPPKSPQDENGSVELTGQLLGDYQILRRLGRGGMADVYVAQQISLGRQVAIKVLRRDLSRDAKYVERFRREARAVARLSHANIVQVFEVGEQNSHHYIVQEFVDGRNLREQLEREGAFSVVDGIKILIGVTEALSAAADANITHRDIKPENVMVSNRGEIKVADFGLARMQGGDGVTELTQVGLTMGTPRYMSPEQVQGKAVDIRSDMYSLGVTMFHLLTGRPPFEADDALAMAVKHLHEAPPSLIAGRASDDLPNWLVTIVEKLLCKDPEGRFQTPQQLSEAIRMGVTNQASSLSQSTIQLSASMALQYAVDSHANYQRTTVWRNLILWLLPLIGLLSGAAFAASWSPPSIRQLLAADSFQVTVKDSATAQFLEAASVDQPSAWKAVWELHPPSESESNREYALKAKLQLARLYQQRGEWKASEKLMRDILKDGQLQPVFQTLALSYLVLALDAQQESADASEQRESLHQYYKDLNPLDKDLVHRKGPSAIVTRLRATSQ, encoded by the coding sequence ATGACCGATTCTCAAGATCACCCTAAAGGGTCCTCCCCCAATCAGCCGGAAAAGGGAGTCACCCCGGAACATGCGCCATTGAGGGCAGAGCCTCCGAAAAGTCCGCAGGACGAAAACGGAAGTGTGGAACTTACCGGGCAACTACTCGGTGATTATCAAATCCTCCGCCGGCTTGGCCGTGGTGGGATGGCCGACGTCTACGTCGCCCAACAGATTTCGCTGGGTAGGCAAGTTGCGATCAAGGTACTGCGCCGCGATCTTTCGAGAGACGCCAAATACGTCGAACGCTTCCGCCGCGAAGCTCGTGCGGTGGCAAGGTTGTCTCACGCGAATATCGTGCAGGTATTTGAAGTCGGGGAACAGAATTCCCATCACTACATCGTGCAAGAGTTTGTCGACGGGCGCAACCTTCGCGAACAGCTGGAACGGGAAGGGGCGTTTTCGGTTGTCGATGGGATCAAGATTTTGATCGGCGTCACCGAGGCCCTGTCGGCAGCCGCCGATGCCAACATCACTCACCGCGACATCAAGCCAGAAAACGTGATGGTCAGCAATCGCGGCGAAATCAAAGTCGCCGATTTCGGGCTGGCACGGATGCAAGGGGGCGATGGGGTGACCGAACTAACCCAAGTCGGGTTGACGATGGGGACCCCTCGTTACATGAGCCCCGAACAGGTTCAAGGGAAAGCGGTTGATATCCGCAGTGACATGTACTCCCTAGGAGTCACAATGTTTCACCTGCTGACCGGTCGGCCTCCATTTGAAGCGGATGATGCACTTGCGATGGCAGTAAAACACTTGCACGAAGCCCCGCCAAGTCTGATTGCCGGTCGAGCCAGTGACGATTTGCCAAATTGGCTTGTAACCATCGTTGAAAAGCTTCTTTGCAAAGATCCAGAAGGTCGCTTCCAAACGCCTCAACAGCTTTCCGAAGCGATCCGAATGGGGGTTACCAATCAAGCGTCATCGCTTTCCCAATCAACGATCCAGCTCTCCGCTTCTATGGCGCTTCAGTATGCGGTCGACAGTCACGCCAACTACCAGCGGACCACGGTTTGGCGGAATCTGATACTGTGGCTATTGCCACTGATCGGACTGCTAAGTGGAGCCGCATTTGCTGCCAGTTGGTCTCCGCCATCCATCCGCCAACTGCTGGCAGCCGATTCTTTTCAGGTGACCGTAAAGGATTCTGCAACCGCCCAGTTTTTGGAAGCGGCCAGTGTTGATCAACCATCCGCATGGAAAGCGGTTTGGGAATTACATCCGCCCAGCGAAAGTGAATCGAACCGCGAATACGCGCTCAAAGCCAAACTTCAACTTGCTAGGCTTTATCAGCAAAGAGGCGAATGGAAGGCATCGGAAAAACTGATGCGGGACATCCTCAAGGATGGTCAGCTACAGCCTGTATTCCAAACCTTGGCATTGTCTTACCTAGTGCTGGCACTTGATGCACAACAGGAATCGGCCGACGCAAGTGAACAGCGTGAATCGCTCCATCAGTACTACAAAGACCTAAATCCGCTGGACAAAGACCTGGTCCATCGGAAAGGTCCTTCCGCGATAGTGACTCGGCTCCGTGCGACCTCTCAATAA
- the larE gene encoding ATP-dependent sacrificial sulfur transferase LarE has translation MTISPSQSASHSAESVAVIAKKLCRHISTYRKCIIAFSGGVDSAVVAAAAARVLPESAIAVTAVSPSLSAKQLRIARDVARQIGIQHLTVATSETDRPEYIRNDKQRCYFCKETLYRRLRDIAKENQTEIIISGTNSDDLGDHRPGIEAGREVAVRTPLADLGINKRGVRQLAIYWGLSVWDAPASPCLSSRIAYGVEVTPERLKMVEQAETFLAAKGFSPLRVRIHADNLARIEIAHRQLPQLLESEGWQKTVQALKQIGFSFVTVDMEGFRSGNLNQVVAITPPAAKPPSSLDSHQSAAE, from the coding sequence GTGACGATTTCTCCTTCGCAGTCCGCTTCTCACTCTGCCGAATCCGTCGCGGTGATCGCGAAGAAATTGTGTAGACATATTTCGACCTATCGGAAATGCATCATTGCGTTTTCCGGTGGAGTCGACAGCGCGGTCGTTGCCGCGGCCGCGGCACGTGTCTTGCCTGAATCGGCGATCGCGGTCACCGCGGTCAGCCCAAGCCTGTCCGCAAAGCAGTTGCGAATCGCTCGCGACGTTGCACGACAAATCGGGATCCAGCACCTGACGGTCGCTACCAGTGAAACCGACCGTCCGGAATACATCCGCAATGACAAACAACGGTGCTACTTTTGTAAAGAAACGTTGTATCGGCGACTTCGTGATATCGCGAAAGAAAATCAAACAGAAATCATCATTTCGGGAACGAACTCCGATGACCTTGGGGACCACCGTCCCGGTATCGAAGCGGGGCGTGAAGTCGCCGTACGGACACCGTTAGCCGATCTGGGGATCAACAAACGAGGCGTCCGGCAGCTGGCGATTTACTGGGGACTATCGGTTTGGGATGCTCCAGCGTCCCCCTGCCTTTCCAGCCGAATTGCCTACGGAGTGGAAGTGACCCCCGAGCGTCTAAAAATGGTGGAACAAGCCGAAACGTTTCTCGCGGCGAAAGGGTTTTCTCCACTGCGAGTCCGAATCCACGCGGACAATTTGGCACGGATCGAAATTGCCCATCGCCAGTTGCCACAACTGCTAGAATCGGAAGGATGGCAGAAGACGGTTCAAGCCCTGAAACAAATCGGCTTTTCATTCGTAACAGTCGATATGGAAGGCTTCCGGAGCGGAAATCTAAATCAGGTTGTCGCAATCACGCCTCCCGCTGCGAAGCCCCCATCGTCCCTGGACTCTCACCAATCGGCGGCCGAATGA
- a CDS encoding class I SAM-dependent methyltransferase codes for MASSYQLLDFGRGRKLESLAGYVIDRPSPAAAGHPKYAATWDGVDARYHESERRWTFNRPWPEDLQIDCGRFSMPVQPTPYGHLGLFPEQYDNWQWIAETSQKLGCDSALNLFAYTGASSLAAAAGGAKVTHVDAAKPNVNAAKVAAGLAGFGDSVRFMTDDARKFVARELRRERNYQLIILDPPAYGHGPKGSAWRLERDLWPLLSDCIQLLSGPRTAMLITGHSEQIEGRDIVRWLRDRFGEGLSVSTRRAELIDPHHRQLDCGFWVRAEFGRSDR; via the coding sequence GTGGCGTCCTCCTATCAACTACTCGATTTTGGTCGTGGTCGAAAGCTAGAATCTTTAGCCGGTTATGTGATCGACCGACCGTCGCCCGCGGCCGCCGGACATCCCAAGTACGCAGCGACTTGGGACGGCGTCGATGCGCGGTACCACGAAAGCGAACGCCGTTGGACGTTCAACCGCCCCTGGCCCGAGGACTTGCAGATCGATTGCGGTCGATTCTCCATGCCGGTCCAACCAACGCCATACGGTCATCTGGGGCTCTTCCCCGAACAATACGACAACTGGCAGTGGATAGCGGAAACGTCCCAGAAACTTGGCTGTGATTCCGCCCTGAACCTGTTTGCGTACACGGGAGCGAGTTCGCTTGCAGCCGCGGCTGGAGGAGCCAAGGTAACGCATGTCGACGCCGCAAAACCGAATGTGAATGCCGCAAAAGTGGCGGCGGGTTTGGCCGGTTTTGGCGACTCCGTTCGCTTCATGACCGACGACGCACGGAAGTTCGTCGCAAGGGAACTACGGAGAGAACGAAATTATCAATTGATCATCCTGGATCCCCCCGCCTACGGACACGGCCCCAAAGGGAGTGCCTGGCGTCTGGAGCGTGACCTGTGGCCATTGCTGTCCGACTGCATTCAATTGCTTAGCGGGCCTCGGACGGCGATGTTGATCACAGGCCATAGCGAACAGATTGAAGGCAGGGACATTGTTCGCTGGCTGCGAGACAGGTTCGGCGAAGGGCTGTCGGTATCCACACGTCGCGCCGAACTGATCGATCCGCACCACCGCCAATTGGATTGCGGTTTCTGGGTAAGAGCCGAATTCGGCCGCTCCGACAGGTAA